The following coding sequences are from one Nymphalis io chromosome 17, ilAglIoxx1.1, whole genome shotgun sequence window:
- the LOC126775150 gene encoding enhancer of mRNA-decapping protein 3 isoform X1: MSKWIGYAVSVNCGDPLGCYQGTILEADGTTITLTKAFRNGFPYPKSQVTLNAADIKDLKIIEEARLKPAEQTHSTVAVTKNNKKGQRATVCENLQANPSHSGNQQNVSNTSNKSAPSRGPLSVPTRSKPIDIQGTRNNKNNHSGSYGNAGSTPKGRTGGPFHEKARRRNEACFGDMADPALDDDFDFEGNLALFDKQALWEEMRSAARPDVVRAADDAARFRHDENVLGAAPALPAIRLPDELRGPVVYSADDGRRVPSAAPRLRRDFWDAMRRCGLLGAAHSLLARAAADVALRLAGGGRRLEARNAHQAPVAVVLAGAHRAGACGLEAARVLAAHGVRAHVLLASGPAAQDCPELRRELGALALGGVPAHASAAALPAPDVVLLALYDPLLDDAQERHAAALDWVRGARAAVVALEPPAAGWDGVCARASLLAGLPAALPPALGRVYLANVAPPAGLFRELRVAYRPPFGAASVLALD, encoded by the exons ATGTCAAAGTGGATTGGCTACGCTGTGTCCGTCAACTGTGGTGACCCATTGGGCTGCTATCAGGGTACAATATTAGAGGCCGACGGTACCACGATCACACTGACAAAAGCATTTAGGAATGGCTTTCCTTACCCAAAATCACAAGTAACTTTAAA CGCAGCTGATATTAAAGATCTAAAAATAATTGAGGAAGCAAGGTTAAAACCAGCTGAACAGACCCACAGTACAGTagctgtaacaaaaaataataaaaagggtCAAAGAGCTACTGTTTGTGAAAATTTACAAGCCAACCCATCACACTCAG GTAATCAGCAAAATGTAAGCAATACTAGTAATAAGAGTGCACCTTCCCGTGGTCCACTGTCAGTGCCCACTCGCAGCAAACCTATAGACATACAGGGGacaagaaataacaaaaataatcattCTG GTAGTTATGGTAATGCTGGCTCTACACCCAAAGGTCGTACCGGGGGCCCCTTTCATGAGAAAGCACGACGTCGGAACGAGGCTTGTTTCGGAGATATGGCCGATCCTGCTCTCGACGATGACTTTGACTTTGAGGGAAATCTCGCTCTCTTTGACAAACAA GCGCTGTGGGAGGAGATGCGCTCGGCGGCGCGCCCCGACGTCGTGCGCGCGGCCGACGACGCGGCGCGCTTCCGCCACGACGAGAACGTGCTGGGAGCCGCGCCCGCCCTGCCCGCCATCCGCCTGCCCGACGAGCTGCGCGGGCCCGTCGTGTACAGCGCCGACGACGGGCGCCGCGTGCCGTCCGCCGCGCCGCGCCTGCGCCGCGACTTCTGGGACGCCATGCGGCGCTGCGGCCTGCTGGGCGCCGCGCACTCGCTGCtggcgcgcgccgccgccgacgTGGCGCTGCGCCTGGCGGGCGGCGGCCGGCGCCTCGAGGCGCGCAACGCGCACCAGGCGCCCGTGGCCGTCGTGCTGGCGGGCGCGCACCGCGCCGGCGCCTGCGGGCTGGAGGCGGCGCGCGTGCTGGCCGCGCACGGCGTGCGCGCGCACGTGCTGCTGGCGAGCGGGCCGGCCGCGCAGGACTGCCCGGAGCTGCGGCGCGAGCTGGGCGCGCTGGCGCTGGGCGGCGTGCCGGCGCACGCCAGCGCGGCGGCGCTGCCGGCGCCGGACGTGGTGCTGCTGGCGCTGTACGACCCGCTGCTGGACGACGCGCAGGAGCGGCACGCGGCGGCGCTGGACTGGgtgcgcggcgcgcgcgcggccgTGGTGGCGCTGGAGCCGCCGGCCGCGGGCTGGGACGGCGTGTGCGCGCGCGCGTCGCTGCTGGCGGGGCTGCCGGCCGCGCTGCCGCCGGCGCTGGGCCGCGTGTACCTCGCCAACGTGGCGCCGCCCGCCGGCCTGTTCCGCGAGCTGCGCGTGGCGTACCGCCCGCCCTTCGGCGCCGCCTCGGTGCTGGCGCTCGACTGA
- the LOC126775150 gene encoding enhancer of mRNA-decapping protein 3 isoform X2, with amino-acid sequence MSKWIGYAVSVNCGDPLGCYQGTILEADGTTITLTKAFRNGFPYPKSQVTLNAADIKDLKIIEEARLKPAEQTHSTVAVTKNNKKGQRATVCENLQANPSHSGSYGNAGSTPKGRTGGPFHEKARRRNEACFGDMADPALDDDFDFEGNLALFDKQALWEEMRSAARPDVVRAADDAARFRHDENVLGAAPALPAIRLPDELRGPVVYSADDGRRVPSAAPRLRRDFWDAMRRCGLLGAAHSLLARAAADVALRLAGGGRRLEARNAHQAPVAVVLAGAHRAGACGLEAARVLAAHGVRAHVLLASGPAAQDCPELRRELGALALGGVPAHASAAALPAPDVVLLALYDPLLDDAQERHAAALDWVRGARAAVVALEPPAAGWDGVCARASLLAGLPAALPPALGRVYLANVAPPAGLFRELRVAYRPPFGAASVLALD; translated from the exons ATGTCAAAGTGGATTGGCTACGCTGTGTCCGTCAACTGTGGTGACCCATTGGGCTGCTATCAGGGTACAATATTAGAGGCCGACGGTACCACGATCACACTGACAAAAGCATTTAGGAATGGCTTTCCTTACCCAAAATCACAAGTAACTTTAAA CGCAGCTGATATTAAAGATCTAAAAATAATTGAGGAAGCAAGGTTAAAACCAGCTGAACAGACCCACAGTACAGTagctgtaacaaaaaataataaaaagggtCAAAGAGCTACTGTTTGTGAAAATTTACAAGCCAACCCATCACACTCAG GTAGTTATGGTAATGCTGGCTCTACACCCAAAGGTCGTACCGGGGGCCCCTTTCATGAGAAAGCACGACGTCGGAACGAGGCTTGTTTCGGAGATATGGCCGATCCTGCTCTCGACGATGACTTTGACTTTGAGGGAAATCTCGCTCTCTTTGACAAACAA GCGCTGTGGGAGGAGATGCGCTCGGCGGCGCGCCCCGACGTCGTGCGCGCGGCCGACGACGCGGCGCGCTTCCGCCACGACGAGAACGTGCTGGGAGCCGCGCCCGCCCTGCCCGCCATCCGCCTGCCCGACGAGCTGCGCGGGCCCGTCGTGTACAGCGCCGACGACGGGCGCCGCGTGCCGTCCGCCGCGCCGCGCCTGCGCCGCGACTTCTGGGACGCCATGCGGCGCTGCGGCCTGCTGGGCGCCGCGCACTCGCTGCtggcgcgcgccgccgccgacgTGGCGCTGCGCCTGGCGGGCGGCGGCCGGCGCCTCGAGGCGCGCAACGCGCACCAGGCGCCCGTGGCCGTCGTGCTGGCGGGCGCGCACCGCGCCGGCGCCTGCGGGCTGGAGGCGGCGCGCGTGCTGGCCGCGCACGGCGTGCGCGCGCACGTGCTGCTGGCGAGCGGGCCGGCCGCGCAGGACTGCCCGGAGCTGCGGCGCGAGCTGGGCGCGCTGGCGCTGGGCGGCGTGCCGGCGCACGCCAGCGCGGCGGCGCTGCCGGCGCCGGACGTGGTGCTGCTGGCGCTGTACGACCCGCTGCTGGACGACGCGCAGGAGCGGCACGCGGCGGCGCTGGACTGGgtgcgcggcgcgcgcgcggccgTGGTGGCGCTGGAGCCGCCGGCCGCGGGCTGGGACGGCGTGTGCGCGCGCGCGTCGCTGCTGGCGGGGCTGCCGGCCGCGCTGCCGCCGGCGCTGGGCCGCGTGTACCTCGCCAACGTGGCGCCGCCCGCCGGCCTGTTCCGCGAGCTGCGCGTGGCGTACCGCCCGCCCTTCGGCGCCGCCTCGGTGCTGGCGCTCGACTGA
- the LOC126775007 gene encoding tafazzin → MAYDIGWIIPRLRNPGRLWYCASSITVAVVGLFSKLIVEFLNKTTVYNREALLRAVQRPPDVPLLTVSNHHSCFDDPGLWGVLDTGTLLRGARMRWSLAAHDICFTNALHSAFFALGKCVPVVRGAGVYQPAMDFCVERLERGEWVHIFPEGRVNVEKERIRFKWGVGRLVADSAARGCAPVVLPVWHEGMDRVLPNTEPYRLRCRNRLYLAVGEPIRLHALLDKLKSANASEEETRRVITERIQDELLKLREHAHALIRRAVGADEPPARNHNHNHNRNRNHNHNHHHHSAAADQHADQHADKDL, encoded by the exons ATGGCTTACGATATCGGGTGGATCATCCCGCGCCTGCGGAACCCGGGTCGGCTGTGGTACTGTGCCAGTTCCATCACGGTGGCAGTGGTCGGTTTGTTCAGCAAGTTAATTGTAG AGTTTCTCAACAAGACGACGGTGTACAATCGAGAGGCACTGCTGCGCGCCGTCCAGCGGCCGCCCGATGTGCCGCTGCTGACCGTGTCCAACCACCACTCGTGCTTCGACGACCCGGGGCTTTGGG GGGTGCTGGACACGGGTACTCTGCTGCGTGGCGCGCGCATGCGCTGGTCGCTGGCGGCGCATGACATTTGCTTCACGAACGCGCTGCACTCCGCATTCTTTGCGCTCGGGAAGTGTGTGCCCGTCGTGCGCGGAGCTGGAGTCTATCAG CCGGCGATGGACTTCTGCGTGGAGCGCCTGGAGCGCGGCGAGTGGGTGCACATCTTCCCCGAGGGCCGCGTCAACGTGGAGAAGGAGCGCATCCGCTTCAAGTGGGGCGTGGGCCGGCTCGTGGCCGACAGCGCGGCCCGCGGCTGCGCGCCCGTCGTGCTGCCCGTGTGGCACGAGGGCATGGACCGCGTGCTGCCCAACACCGAGCCCTACCGCCTGCGCTGCCGCAACCGCCTCTACCTCGCCGTGGGCGAACCCATCCGCCTGCACGCCCTGCTCGATAA GTTGAAGAGCGCGAACGCGTCGGAGGAGGAGACGCGGCGCGTGATCACGGAGCGCATCCAGGACGAGCTGCTGAAGCTGCGCGAGCACGCGCACGCGCTCATCCGCCGCGCGGTCGGCGCCGACGAGCCTCCCGCGCGCAACCACAACCACAACCACAACCGCAACCGCAACCACAACCACAACCACCACCACCACTCCGCCGCCGCCGACCAGCACGCCGACCAGCACGCCGACAAGGACCTGTGA